In Pyrus communis chromosome 8, drPyrComm1.1, whole genome shotgun sequence, one genomic interval encodes:
- the LOC137743037 gene encoding uncharacterized protein produces the protein MVVQDDWTRAAMTDDVLVVELLLRLKQVQAAGPSSSLRSSSPMSQSLLTLRWSVRMPRSKAASSGSRFDGGVSHQRNSGKNGADSTTRCSPTTPLSWSGGTGSLSATADGFEESSCPRSKGNGTYESTSTTNAAKRARRKKTYAEFKEQESSLLKERTHLEKEIATLQATFKEQRAKNDNFKRIKIDLNLHSARNLSANFDGAGKAISSQPHERRASSRTV, from the exons ATGGTGGTTCAAGACGATTGGACGAGGGCGGCGATGACCGATGATGTGCTCGTGGTCGAGCTACTGCTGCGGCTCAAGCAGGTGCAGGCGGCGGGGCCGTCGTCTTCGCTGCGGTCTTCGTCTCCGATGTCGCAGTCTCTTTTGACGCTCAGGTGGAGTGTAAGGATGCCACGCTCCAAAGCGGCGTCGTCCGGTTCCAGATTCGACGGCGGCGTCTCACACCAGAGGAACAGCGGCAAGAACGGCGCCGATTCCACCACTAGATGCAGCCCCACGACTCCGCTTTCATGGAGCGGCGGTACCGGCTCTCTATCCGCCACCGCCGACGGCTTTGAAGAGTCCAGCTGCCCCAGATCCAAGGGTAATGGTACATATGAATCCACCAGCACCACCAATGCCGCCAAGagggcaaggagaaagaagacatATGCTGAGTTTAAAGAGCAGGAAAGTTCGTTGTTGAAGGAAAGGACACATCTGGAAAAGGAAATAGCGACCTTACAAGCAACTTTCAAGGAGCAAAGAGCCAAAAATGACAACTTTAAGAGAATCAAGATTGATTTGAACTTGCATTCTGCAAGGAATTTGAGTGCAAACTTTGACGGAGCAGGGAAAGCAATTTCCAGCCAACCCCATGAGAGAAGAGCTTCTTCGA GGACTGTCTGA